The Microlunatus antarcticus genome window below encodes:
- a CDS encoding MFS transporter — protein sequence MAMLGWGTVLPYQYAYASGTRGWGGGVAAVAASLFSVAALVAGPVGGRLADRFSPVLVAVVTKLAAALAAGALVLADTPTTFIAGMAAFGFALAAGGPAQSVLLLERSASTDRRTTFAWLAAGQALGMGVGAFAAGYLVDLARADGLDVAFLAAGAGFLISAGMLATLPRGPLTHPSGSPVDHGRGQATEALRLVLRQPALRWTAVLTVALALAFYAQFDTGLPAYALTILDVPARTVGLAAAVNCFVLILLQLAVVRWTANRPAAPLLMAVGAIWLACWVGLGAVASFPALAPVVLVSTFGVFALGETMYGPVLNPLVASLAPEGHVGSTLGLFTGLQTGVSALGPLVAGVVLSGGHGREFVALHVLISAVAIAAAWRLQRHLAGRRSVVDPKADELTDESLQTVVPGAGAV from the coding sequence GTGGCGATGCTGGGATGGGGCACGGTGCTGCCCTACCAGTACGCGTACGCGTCGGGCACCCGCGGCTGGGGCGGCGGGGTGGCGGCCGTCGCGGCCAGCCTGTTCTCGGTCGCCGCGCTGGTCGCCGGCCCGGTCGGCGGGCGGCTGGCCGACCGCTTCTCCCCCGTGCTCGTCGCCGTCGTCACCAAGCTCGCGGCCGCGCTGGCCGCCGGCGCGCTCGTCCTGGCCGACACGCCCACGACGTTCATCGCCGGCATGGCCGCCTTCGGCTTCGCGCTCGCGGCCGGCGGCCCGGCCCAGTCGGTCCTGCTGCTGGAGCGCAGCGCCAGCACGGACCGGCGGACGACCTTCGCCTGGCTCGCCGCCGGTCAGGCGCTCGGGATGGGAGTCGGCGCCTTCGCCGCCGGCTACCTCGTCGACCTCGCGCGGGCCGACGGGCTCGACGTCGCCTTCCTCGCGGCCGGGGCCGGGTTCCTGATCTCGGCCGGCATGCTCGCCACGCTGCCGCGCGGACCGCTGACCCACCCGTCCGGCTCTCCGGTGGACCACGGTCGTGGCCAGGCGACCGAGGCGCTGCGCCTGGTCCTGCGCCAGCCCGCGCTGCGCTGGACGGCCGTGCTGACCGTCGCCCTCGCGCTCGCCTTCTACGCCCAGTTCGACACAGGGCTGCCGGCGTACGCGCTGACGATCCTGGACGTGCCCGCGCGGACCGTCGGGCTCGCCGCCGCGGTCAACTGCTTCGTGCTGATCCTGCTCCAGCTCGCCGTCGTGCGCTGGACCGCGAACCGTCCCGCCGCACCCCTGCTGATGGCCGTCGGCGCGATCTGGCTCGCCTGCTGGGTCGGCCTGGGTGCCGTCGCCTCGTTCCCGGCGCTCGCACCCGTCGTGCTCGTCAGCACCTTCGGCGTCTTCGCGCTCGGCGAGACGATGTACGGCCCCGTGCTCAACCCGCTCGTGGCCAGCCTCGCACCCGAGGGCCACGTCGGTTCGACGCTCGGGCTGTTCACGGGGCTGCAGACCGGCGTCTCCGCCCTCGGGCCGCTGGTCGCCGGCGTCGTCCTGAGCGGTGGCCACGGGCGCGAGTTCGTCGCGCTGCACGTGCTGATCAGCGCGGTCGCGATCGCGGCCGCCTGGCGGCTGCAGCGGCACCTGGCCGGACGACGGAGTGTCGTCGACCCGAAGGCCGACGAGCTGACCGACGAGTCCCTGCAGACCGTGGTCCCGGGGGCCGGCGCCGTCTGA
- a CDS encoding CapA family protein, translated as MPGLAVVLALAGCTPDVEPPRDETSTSTSPSPSAPPTPRESAAAAPGSGRSVTLAFAGDVHFEGGVASLLDDPDATLGPLGDALASADIGVVNLESSLTTGGTPADKELEDADNRYWFRSPPAALELLDRSGVDVVSMANNHGADYGAAGLRDSLEAAEDADVDVIGIGDGRDQAFRPSVTKVGGTDVAVLAADASTLESEASIWDVGRSGPGIARAGSRLVTAVKQAAKANDVVAVYLHWGRENVGCPTAGQLDLASDLAAAGADVVVGAHAHQPQGAGLLGDTYVSYGLGNFLWYHGNQADTGVLRVTLRDGAVVDDAWVPGEIPEEGGQPRALSGSDRTDAVKDWEDLRGCTNLAPVLAQPKAPAADDADADDAKAALPAYASSVRRLPAALRDRMDDSSHTSSRCPVDLADLRLLLLTYVGYDGKAHGGQLVVHSDHASDVVAVFRELYRERFPIRRMQLVDDYAGDDDRSMAANNTSAFNCRNVAGQSSFSAHAYGAAVDLNPVENPYVTPGDVAPDAGREFVEIDRSAGADAPRGAIVADDVVVRAFARVVWSWGGTWNDPDFQHFFVA; from the coding sequence GTGCCCGGCCTCGCGGTGGTGCTGGCGCTCGCCGGCTGCACACCCGACGTCGAGCCGCCACGCGACGAGACGTCCACCTCGACCAGCCCTTCCCCTTCGGCCCCGCCCACGCCGCGGGAGAGCGCCGCCGCGGCCCCGGGTTCCGGCCGGTCTGTGACCCTGGCGTTCGCCGGCGACGTCCACTTCGAGGGTGGCGTCGCCTCGCTCCTCGACGACCCGGACGCAACCCTCGGACCGCTGGGTGACGCCTTGGCGTCCGCCGACATCGGGGTGGTCAACCTCGAGAGCTCGCTGACGACCGGCGGCACGCCGGCTGACAAGGAGCTCGAGGACGCCGACAACCGCTACTGGTTCCGGAGCCCGCCGGCGGCGCTGGAGCTCCTGGACCGTTCCGGGGTCGACGTGGTGTCGATGGCCAACAACCACGGCGCCGACTACGGAGCCGCGGGTCTGCGGGACAGCCTCGAGGCCGCCGAGGACGCCGACGTCGACGTGATCGGCATCGGCGACGGGCGCGACCAGGCGTTCCGTCCCTCGGTGACCAAGGTCGGCGGCACCGACGTCGCCGTCCTGGCCGCGGACGCGTCGACGCTCGAGAGCGAGGCGTCGATCTGGGACGTCGGCCGGAGCGGTCCGGGGATCGCACGGGCCGGCAGCCGGCTGGTGACGGCGGTCAAGCAGGCCGCGAAGGCGAACGACGTCGTCGCCGTCTACCTCCACTGGGGTCGCGAGAACGTCGGGTGCCCGACCGCCGGTCAGCTCGACCTCGCGTCGGACCTGGCCGCCGCCGGCGCCGACGTGGTGGTCGGTGCGCACGCCCACCAGCCCCAGGGCGCCGGCCTCCTCGGCGACACCTACGTCAGCTACGGGCTCGGCAACTTCCTCTGGTACCACGGCAACCAGGCCGACACCGGGGTGCTCCGCGTGACGCTGCGCGACGGGGCCGTGGTCGACGACGCCTGGGTCCCGGGCGAGATCCCCGAGGAGGGCGGCCAGCCGCGTGCGCTGAGCGGGAGCGACCGGACCGACGCGGTGAAGGACTGGGAGGACCTGCGCGGGTGCACGAACCTCGCGCCCGTGCTGGCGCAGCCGAAGGCGCCTGCGGCGGACGACGCGGACGCGGACGACGCGAAGGCGGCGCTGCCCGCGTACGCGTCCTCGGTCCGCCGCCTGCCGGCCGCGCTGCGCGACCGGATGGACGACAGCAGCCACACCTCGTCGCGCTGCCCCGTCGACCTCGCGGACCTGCGGCTGCTCCTGCTGACCTACGTCGGCTACGACGGCAAGGCGCACGGCGGCCAGCTCGTCGTCCACTCCGACCACGCCAGCGACGTGGTGGCCGTGTTCCGTGAGCTCTACCGCGAACGGTTCCCGATCCGTCGCATGCAGCTCGTGGACGACTACGCCGGCGACGACGACCGGTCGATGGCCGCGAACAACACCTCGGCCTTCAACTGCCGCAACGTGGCCGGGCAGAGCTCGTTCTCCGCCCACGCGTACGGGGCCGCCGTCGACCTCAACCCGGTCGAGAACCCGTACGTGACGCCCGGCGACGTCGCGCCGGACGCCGGGCGGGAGTTCGTCGAGATCGACCGTTCCGCCGGGGCCGACGCCCCTCGCGGCGCGATCGTGGCCGACGACGTCGTCGTCCGGGCCTTCGCGCGTGTCGTCTGGTCGTGGGGCGGCACGTGGAACGACCCCGACTTCCAGCACTTCTTCGTCGCCTGA
- a CDS encoding PIG-L deacetylase family protein, whose product MTDQAGPATPPDPLAWAEPLPDGEVERALVVAAHPDDADFGAAGTVAGWVDAGIEVTLLVCTRGDQGGFDDTPRSEMPLLREREQRAASAAVGVTDVRFLDGFHDGWLEPTWELQHQIVRVLRQVRPRRVLCQSPQRMLQRLQASHPDHLAAGEATVRAVYPASENPFAWPELLDEGLEPWKVVELWLMAHPESSHVVDVTDRFDRKVAALKAHTSQTGHLGDGLEQMLRGWNEGNALRAGLAPGRQAETFAVSRIN is encoded by the coding sequence GTGACCGACCAGGCAGGCCCCGCGACACCTCCCGACCCCCTCGCGTGGGCCGAGCCCCTCCCCGACGGCGAGGTGGAGCGCGCCCTGGTGGTGGCGGCCCACCCCGACGACGCCGACTTCGGCGCGGCCGGGACGGTGGCCGGCTGGGTCGACGCCGGCATCGAGGTGACCCTCCTCGTCTGCACACGCGGCGACCAGGGCGGCTTCGACGACACCCCGCGCTCGGAGATGCCGCTGCTGCGCGAGCGGGAGCAGCGCGCCGCCTCCGCCGCCGTCGGCGTGACCGACGTCCGCTTCCTCGACGGCTTCCACGACGGCTGGCTGGAGCCGACCTGGGAGCTCCAGCACCAGATCGTCCGCGTCCTCCGCCAGGTCCGCCCCCGCCGGGTGCTGTGCCAGTCGCCGCAGCGCATGCTGCAGCGGCTGCAGGCGTCGCACCCCGACCACCTGGCCGCCGGCGAGGCGACGGTGCGCGCGGTCTACCCCGCGTCGGAGAACCCCTTCGCCTGGCCCGAGCTCCTCGACGAGGGCCTCGAGCCGTGGAAGGTCGTCGAGCTGTGGCTGATGGCCCACCCGGAGAGCTCGCACGTCGTCGACGTCACCGACCGCTTCGACCGCAAGGTCGCCGCGCTGAAGGCGCACACGTCGCAGACCGGGCACCTCGGCGACGGGCTGGAGCAGATGCTGCGCGGCTGGAACGAGGGCAACGCCCTTCGGGCCGGACTCGCACCGGGCCGGCAGGCCGAGACGTTCGCGGTGTCGCGGATCAACTGA
- a CDS encoding FUSC family protein, with translation MSPLSWLRRHDPGLRALRRAGRVAIVMPLLFAFGARVLQNADVATFAAFGSFALLLLVDLNGSRAERVQGVAWLAVLGALLVALATVVSRQPVLAAVTMAVVGFAVLFVGVVSSELAGASTALLLAFVLPVATPAPLGAIPDRMAGWLLASAVAAFAVAFWWPAPPRSPLRAPSARTCRLLAERLVADRRVAHGELGPAERDAVTHRLTTAYGELRDAFYATTNRPTDLGTSSRILVRLVDELGWLLTVLQQPPAVAPGHRVDDRVLAVKTAAAGALAVAADELDVMSRGAARAELDAGEDRLQTAIAALVAAVDALETGAERLPLGGPGASHDLDAGLVDALEPTFRAQEIGFAVLEVVRNVERALQAERRPWLRRLLGRDPGGTGGAFATAVDRARTHLDRHSVWLHNSLRGGLALGAAVLVADLSGVQHSFWVVLGTLSVLRSNALSTGQTALRGVLGTVVGIVVGGLVVTLVGTNQAVLWILLPISILVAGLAPAAISFAAGQAAFTLTLTIFFNIIQPVGYRIGLVRIEDIAIGCAVSLVFGVLFWPRGAASALGRALGEAYETTGDYLARAVRYGVHRCERGVPSLPRPVPESTRAAAASRRLDDAFREYLAERGRKQSDLATVTALVTGVVAPRLAADAVLALWEREDGTLGGDRSAAGRELGHDADVVARWYARLGQALSGAAPPPPPARRDAASDARLVEAVRRDLAVDTAMPSPTAVRMIWTGDHLDALRRLQPALLGPATDLARQSEPRLHGWLPAPEGRPRVSA, from the coding sequence ATGAGCCCGCTGTCCTGGCTGCGCCGGCACGACCCGGGTCTGCGCGCGCTGCGGCGGGCCGGGCGGGTGGCGATCGTCATGCCGCTGCTCTTCGCCTTCGGCGCCCGCGTCCTGCAGAACGCCGACGTCGCGACCTTCGCCGCGTTCGGGTCGTTCGCCCTGCTCCTGCTGGTCGACCTGAACGGCTCCCGCGCGGAACGCGTCCAGGGCGTCGCCTGGCTGGCCGTGCTCGGCGCCCTGCTCGTGGCTCTCGCCACGGTCGTGTCGCGCCAGCCGGTGCTGGCGGCGGTGACGATGGCCGTCGTCGGCTTCGCGGTCCTCTTCGTCGGCGTGGTCAGCTCCGAGCTGGCGGGAGCCTCGACCGCCCTGCTGCTCGCCTTCGTCCTGCCGGTGGCCACGCCGGCGCCGCTGGGCGCGATCCCGGACCGGATGGCCGGCTGGCTCCTGGCCTCGGCCGTGGCGGCCTTCGCCGTCGCCTTCTGGTGGCCGGCGCCGCCGCGGAGCCCCCTGCGCGCGCCCTCCGCCCGGACCTGCCGGCTCCTCGCCGAACGTCTCGTCGCCGACCGTCGCGTCGCCCACGGCGAGCTGGGCCCGGCGGAGCGCGACGCGGTGACGCACCGGCTGACGACCGCGTACGGCGAGCTGCGGGACGCGTTCTACGCCACCACCAACCGCCCGACCGACCTCGGCACCTCGTCGCGGATCCTGGTCCGGCTGGTCGACGAGCTCGGCTGGCTGCTGACGGTGCTGCAGCAGCCGCCGGCGGTGGCGCCCGGTCACCGGGTCGACGACCGCGTCCTGGCCGTGAAGACCGCGGCGGCCGGCGCCCTCGCGGTGGCGGCGGACGAGCTCGACGTGATGAGCCGGGGGGCGGCCCGGGCCGAGCTCGACGCCGGGGAGGACCGGCTGCAGACCGCGATCGCCGCGCTGGTCGCGGCCGTCGACGCCCTCGAGACCGGCGCCGAGCGGCTCCCCCTCGGCGGTCCGGGCGCGTCCCACGACCTCGACGCGGGCCTGGTCGACGCGCTCGAGCCGACGTTCCGCGCGCAGGAGATCGGCTTCGCGGTGCTGGAGGTCGTCCGGAACGTGGAGCGCGCGCTCCAGGCCGAACGGCGTCCGTGGCTGCGCCGACTGCTCGGGCGCGATCCGGGCGGGACCGGCGGTGCCTTCGCCACGGCGGTCGACCGCGCCCGGACCCACCTCGACCGCCACTCGGTCTGGCTGCACAACAGCCTGCGCGGCGGACTTGCGCTGGGCGCCGCCGTCCTCGTCGCCGACCTCAGCGGCGTGCAGCACTCCTTCTGGGTGGTGCTCGGCACGCTCTCGGTGCTGCGCTCGAACGCCCTGAGCACCGGGCAGACGGCCCTGCGCGGGGTGCTCGGGACGGTCGTCGGCATCGTCGTGGGCGGGCTGGTCGTCACGCTCGTCGGGACGAACCAGGCGGTGCTCTGGATCCTGCTGCCGATCTCGATCCTCGTCGCCGGGCTCGCGCCGGCCGCGATCTCGTTCGCCGCGGGGCAGGCGGCCTTCACGCTGACGCTGACGATCTTCTTCAACATCATCCAACCGGTCGGCTACCGCATCGGCCTCGTACGCATCGAGGACATCGCGATCGGCTGCGCGGTGAGCCTGGTCTTCGGGGTCCTCTTCTGGCCGCGCGGCGCGGCCTCGGCGCTGGGCCGGGCGCTCGGGGAGGCGTACGAGACGACGGGCGACTACCTCGCCCGGGCCGTCCGCTACGGCGTCCACCGCTGCGAGCGCGGGGTGCCGTCGCTGCCCCGACCCGTGCCCGAGTCCACGCGGGCCGCGGCCGCCTCGCGCCGGTTGGACGACGCGTTCCGGGAGTACCTCGCCGAGCGCGGCCGCAAGCAGTCCGACCTCGCCACCGTCACCGCCCTGGTCACCGGTGTCGTCGCCCCGCGGCTGGCCGCCGACGCCGTGCTCGCGCTCTGGGAGCGGGAGGACGGAACGCTGGGCGGCGACCGTTCCGCGGCGGGCCGCGAGCTCGGTCACGACGCCGACGTGGTCGCGCGCTGGTACGCCCGCCTCGGCCAGGCACTCTCCGGTGCGGCCCCGCCGCCGCCCCCGGCCCGTCGGGACGCGGCCTCCGACGCGCGCCTCGTCGAGGCCGTGCGGCGCGACCTCGCGGTCGACACCGCCATGCCCAGCCCGACCGCCGTCCGGATGATCTGGACCGGCGACCACCTCGACGCCCTGCGCCGCCTGCAGCCCGCCCTCCTGGGTCCGGCCACGGACCTCGCCCGGCAGTCCGAACCACGGCTGCACGGGTGGCTCCCGGCCCCCGAGGGACGACCTAGGGTGAGCGCGTGA
- a CDS encoding SDR family oxidoreductase translates to MSGRVLWVTGAGSGMGRAAAVAAAQGGRRVALSGRREDALAETAALVEQAGGESFVVPLEVGDPSAVAGAHAGITDRWGRVDDLVLAAGLNSPQRTWADQSVTGFADVVTTNLSGVVNVVDAALPDLREAGGQVVVVSSYAGWRFSPGAGVAYSASKTALTAVCQTLNAQEASYGVRACHLCPGDVDTDFLRMRPQVPGAEARAVMLTADDVARAVLFVLDSPAHVRIDELVISPVSQT, encoded by the coding sequence GTGAGCGGCCGCGTGCTCTGGGTCACCGGCGCCGGGAGCGGCATGGGCCGAGCCGCCGCCGTCGCGGCCGCACAGGGTGGCCGCCGCGTCGCGCTGAGCGGACGTCGCGAGGACGCCCTCGCGGAGACGGCGGCGCTGGTCGAGCAGGCCGGCGGGGAGTCGTTCGTGGTGCCGCTCGAGGTCGGCGACCCGTCCGCGGTCGCCGGGGCGCACGCCGGGATCACCGACCGCTGGGGCCGGGTCGACGACCTCGTCCTCGCCGCCGGCCTCAACAGTCCGCAGCGGACCTGGGCCGACCAGTCGGTGACCGGCTTCGCCGACGTCGTCACCACGAACCTCTCCGGCGTGGTCAACGTCGTCGACGCCGCGCTGCCCGACCTGCGCGAGGCCGGTGGGCAGGTGGTCGTGGTGTCGTCGTACGCGGGCTGGCGCTTCTCCCCCGGCGCCGGCGTCGCCTACTCGGCCAGCAAGACCGCGCTCACCGCCGTGTGCCAGACGCTCAACGCGCAGGAGGCCTCGTACGGCGTCCGCGCCTGCCACCTCTGCCCGGGCGACGTGGACACCGACTTCCTGCGGATGCGGCCGCAGGTCCCGGGGGCCGAAGCCCGCGCGGTGATGCTCACCGCCGACGACGTCGCGCGCGCGGTCCTGTTCGTCCTCGACTCCCCCGCCCACGTCCGCATCGACGAGCTGGTGATCAGCCCGGTCTCGCAGACCTGA
- a CDS encoding SDR family NAD(P)-dependent oxidoreductase, which produces MELDLTGRVVLVTGAGRGIGRVIAETFLRERSVVVGVDLRADDLGWLDAARSAAGLEGASLPADVTDGDATRALVAEVVARFGRVDVLVNNAGINVEGRIEDLTDDAWDRCFAVNVGGVFKMCRAVVPAMKAQRSGRIVNAASFAAIVPSVGSGAYAASKAAVVQLTRTLAGELGPWGVTANAYAPGMIPTAMNGFATMPQPAQDRLLDTLTLRRWGDPQEVADAVVFLASDAARYVTGTLLDVSGGKLATQLPQKAYELAAADAASDTEQGGPA; this is translated from the coding sequence ATGGAGCTGGACCTGACGGGACGCGTGGTGCTGGTCACCGGCGCGGGACGCGGCATCGGGCGGGTGATCGCCGAGACGTTCCTCCGCGAACGTTCCGTCGTCGTCGGCGTGGACCTGCGCGCCGACGACCTGGGCTGGCTGGACGCGGCGCGTTCCGCGGCCGGGCTCGAGGGCGCGTCCCTCCCCGCCGACGTCACGGACGGCGACGCGACGCGGGCGCTCGTGGCGGAGGTCGTGGCCCGGTTCGGACGGGTCGACGTGCTGGTCAACAACGCGGGCATCAACGTCGAGGGCCGGATCGAGGACCTGACCGACGACGCCTGGGACCGCTGCTTCGCCGTGAACGTGGGCGGGGTGTTCAAGATGTGCCGCGCGGTGGTGCCCGCGATGAAGGCGCAGCGCTCGGGACGGATCGTCAACGCCGCCTCGTTCGCGGCCATCGTGCCCAGCGTCGGCTCGGGCGCGTACGCGGCGTCCAAGGCCGCCGTCGTCCAGCTCACCCGGACGCTCGCCGGCGAGCTCGGCCCGTGGGGCGTCACCGCCAACGCGTACGCGCCGGGCATGATCCCGACGGCCATGAACGGCTTCGCGACGATGCCGCAGCCCGCGCAGGACCGGCTGCTCGACACGCTGACGCTGCGGAGGTGGGGCGACCCGCAGGAGGTGGCCGACGCGGTCGTGTTCCTGGCCAGTGACGCCGCGCGCTACGTGACCGGCACGCTGCTCGACGTCAGCGGGGGCAAGCTCGCCACGCAGCTGCCGCAGAAGGCGTACGAGCTGGCCGCCGCCGACGCGGCGTCCGACACCGAGCAGGGAGGCCCGGCGTGA
- a CDS encoding lycopene cyclase family protein: MGREHTQVAVLGLGPAGRAAASRLAAAGVHVVAVDPSPDRRWTPTYAAWEDELPGWLAPEAVATRTEHARAWAVGEHRLDRTYVVLDTPALQRSLDLQGVRVVAGTVVDADAHRVDLADGTRLDADLVLDARGTRPSPDRAAQTAYGLVVENDRAAAAGGPWFMDWRRDHGAGPDAVPSFLYAVPLDAEHTLLEETCLVGRPALGLDELRRRLERRLAARGVELRGDEPVERVRFSVEADPGTSRGTRRTAADRPVALGARAGVMHPATGYSVAVSLRLAEDVARAAAGGRDVRQVVWPAPARRVQQLREMGLTTLLRLPAAGVERFFAAFFALPPARQRAYLSDRTDPRGTMAAMLRMARTLPPALTVVAVGSALPRWPRASGRSGRLHGEGA, translated from the coding sequence GTGGGGCGTGAGCACACGCAGGTCGCCGTGCTCGGGCTCGGGCCCGCAGGCCGGGCGGCGGCGAGCCGTCTCGCCGCGGCCGGGGTCCACGTCGTGGCTGTCGACCCCTCCCCCGACCGGCGCTGGACCCCGACGTACGCCGCCTGGGAGGACGAGCTGCCGGGGTGGCTGGCGCCCGAGGCCGTCGCGACCCGGACGGAGCACGCCCGCGCCTGGGCGGTCGGGGAGCACCGGCTGGACCGCACCTACGTCGTGCTCGACACCCCCGCGCTCCAGCGGTCCCTCGACCTGCAGGGCGTCCGGGTCGTCGCCGGCACCGTCGTCGACGCGGACGCCCACCGGGTCGACCTCGCCGACGGCACGCGGCTGGACGCCGACCTCGTCCTCGACGCCCGCGGCACGCGACCTTCACCCGACCGGGCGGCGCAGACCGCGTACGGGCTGGTCGTGGAGAACGACCGAGCGGCGGCGGCCGGAGGTCCCTGGTTCATGGACTGGCGGCGCGACCACGGGGCCGGGCCGGACGCGGTGCCGTCCTTCCTCTACGCCGTCCCGCTCGACGCGGAGCACACGCTGCTCGAGGAGACCTGCCTGGTCGGACGCCCCGCGCTCGGGCTGGACGAGCTCCGCCGTCGGCTCGAGCGCCGCCTCGCCGCCCGCGGGGTCGAGCTGAGGGGCGACGAGCCCGTGGAACGCGTCCGGTTCAGCGTCGAGGCCGACCCGGGCACGTCCCGCGGCACCCGCCGCACCGCGGCCGACCGGCCGGTCGCCCTCGGGGCCCGGGCGGGGGTCATGCACCCGGCGACCGGCTACAGCGTGGCCGTGTCGCTTCGGCTGGCCGAGGACGTCGCCCGCGCCGCCGCCGGTGGGCGTGACGTGCGGCAGGTCGTCTGGCCGGCGCCCGCGCGGCGGGTCCAGCAGCTGCGCGAGATGGGCCTGACCACCCTGCTGAGGCTGCCGGCCGCCGGGGTCGAGCGGTTCTTCGCCGCCTTCTTCGCGCTCCCGCCCGCCCGCCAGCGCGCCTACCTGTCCGACCGGACCGACCCGCGGGGCACGATGGCGGCGATGCTGCGGATGGCGCGGACGCTGCCGCCGGCCCTCACCGTGGTCGCGGTCGGGTCGGCCCTGCCACGATGGCCTCGCGCGTCGGGACGCTCCGGGCGCCTGCACGGCGAAGGAGCCTGA